In Oxalobacteraceae bacterium OTU3CINTB1, the sequence CGACGCTGATGCGGCCCAGCGTCTTGTTCCAGATATCCCTGCCTTTTTGCGCGGTCGTGTCGAAGCTGTCGTCGGCCAGTTCACGCTTGAGGTTCAACTCCGCCTGTTCCTCGCTGATGAAGGAGGAGGCCACCTTCATGCCGACCTTCTCGCCTTTGGCGGTCTTGAAGCCGACCAGCGCGCCGGCATGGTCGGCCGCCAGTTCCAATAGGTCGCCGGCCAGCTGGTCGCCGTTCCACAGCCTGGTGGAGGCGAATGGCTTGTCGAAGTGGATGACGAAATAGTTTTTGAAGTTCTTGGGCAGCGGACCGCGCGCGTGGCGGGTGCTGTAGCCGACGATTTTGCGTTCGGCCGGAATGACCTTGATGTACGAGCCTTTGTCGTAGGCGTCCACCACCACGTAGGCTTCGTCGGTTTGCGGAAAGGTGAAGCGGAATTGCGCGGCGCGCTCGGTCGGTGTGATTTCGGTCGTCACGTCGGCGTCGGCCAGGTAGACGCTGTAGTAGTAAGGCTTGGCCACTTCGGCCTTGTGCGAGAACCAGCTGGCGCGGTCGTCCTGCGTGAATTTGGGTTTGCCGCCCGCCTGGCCGACCACGGGCATGATGGCGAACTGGCCGTAGTCGTTCATCCACGGCGACGGTTGGTGCGTTTGCTTGAAGCCGCGGATCTTGTCGGCGTCGTAGGTGTAGGTCCAGCCGTGGCCCATCTTGCCGGTTTGCGGCGTCCAGAAATTCATCCCCCACGGCAGGGCGATGGTCGGGTAGGTGTTGCCGTTGGAGAGTTCGGGCTTGCTGGCGGTGCCCATCAGTGGATTGACCCAGTCGACTGGTTCGACAACGGGCGCCGCCGATGCCGATCCGGCTAGCGCGAACAACACAGCCGGCAAATAAAGTAAGTTCAGTTTCATGATCTGGTTCAATGCATCAACATCGCCGCCCCAGCCCCCAGCAGTGCCAACCCACCAGCGGCCATGCCGCTGCGCGGCAACCGCTGCGCCGCATACGTCAGCATCAGCACCGCCATCCACCCAGCCGCCGTCAGCGCCCCCAGCCACAGCACCCAGCCCTGCGTGCTGCCGCGCAGCGCCAGGCAAGCCAACAGCGACAATAACAGCTGTCCGCTACCGTACCACCGTAGCCGGCGGCGCTGCGCCGGCGACGGTTCCGTGCCCCGCCCGTGCACGTCGGCCCAGTGGCGATCCATCGCTAGGCCCAGAAAAGCCAATCCCGAAAACGCCCCGGCCACCGCCGCGCATCCCGTCATTAACGCATAGATCGAAGTCATGCCGCATTCCCCGCAAGTCGAATTTTTGTCACTGGCGCGCGTCCCAGTCGTGACGAAGACTAAAGCAGCAGGCCGCCGATCAGCAAGGTCACGCCATCGAAGCGGCTTTGGGTTCCAGAGGGGTGATGGGTATTTTACTCTACGAATACGACCGCGCTGCGCGCCGGCAGCGTGAACGTGCCGGTGGCGGCGTCGTACCGCGCTTCTTGCGCCACGCGCTTGTCCGCTGCGCCCGGACGCAGGTGCACCGGATGCAGCTGGTAGCGGCGGTTCTTTTCGTCGTCCACGGTGACCCGCTGCGCGATTTTGTCGACGTTGATCAGATACGTGATCGACTTGAAGTTGGCGCCAGGGTAGCCGGCGCCGTCAAGGTGCGCGACGATCACCGTCGGCACCTGCGTCGATCCGGTGTTGTGGAAGCGCAGGCGCTGCTGGATGTCGAGCGAGGTCCGCATGCGGAACAGCGTGCTGCTCGAACGGATCGCCAGCAAATCGCGGAAGGCGTCGCGCGACCAGGCGATGTCCGCCGGCGCGGGCTTGATCGCGGCGTTGGCCAGCAGGGGCTTCATCAGCGCGTAGTCCTTGCCGTTGTCTTCTTCACGCGGCAGACCGGTGCCGTAGTAATTGTCCTGGTAGGTCCAGTCCAGGCGATTGAACCAGTCGCCCGATTCGAAGCTGTTGCGGTCCAGGGATTTGGAACGCAGGATGTCGAAGCCGGCGTGGAAGTAGGCCACGCCCTGGCTGAAGGCGTTGATGGCGGCGCCCAGCATTTGCACCTGCGCGCGTTCGGCGCCGGTGGTTTCCAGCGGCAGCTTGTAGACGTTGATGTCGAACAGTGTCTGGTTGTCGTGGTTCTCGACGTAGTTGACGGTTTCCGATGGCTGGCTGGCGTAACCGGCCGGCTGGTTGCCGCCGTAGACGATGTCCTGCAGCTGCCTGCTCTCGTCCTGCCAGGTGCGCATCGTGTAGTTGCGCAGCGAGCCGGCCAGGCCGACCTTGACCATGTCCGACGCTTGCAGCAGGTCGCCGGCCGGGCGTGCTGGCGCTTGCGCGTTGGGGGCGTAGACCAGGCCATTGATGTAGCCCTGCTGCGCGATGATCTGGGCGCTGCCATCACTCGCGCCACCGCCGCGCATGGCGTCGCGCGCGCGGTCGCTGAAGGTACCGATGCCGCTGCCGTTCAGCGACAACTGCGAGGCCTGCACGAAGCGGGCGCCATCGGCCACTTCGCCGAAGTTCCAGCCTTCGCCGATCAAGTCGATGCGGCGGCCGGTGGCGCGGTTGACGCGCGCCTGCAACTCCTCCATCGCGGCGCGCGGCTGGTGGCCCATCAGGTCGAAGCGGAAGGAGTCGATCTTGTACTGCACCGCCCAGGTCTCGACCGAGTCGATCATCAGCTTGGCCATCATCAGGTTTTCGGTGGCGGTGTTGTCGCAGCAGGTCGAGCGTTCGATGCCGCCGGTCGCGTTCAGGCGATGGTAGTAGCCGGGCACCACGCGGTCCAGCACCGATTTCTCATTCTGGCCGGCGATGAAGGTGTGGTTGTACACCACGTCCATGCCCACGCGCAGGCCGGCCTTGTGCAGCGCCTGCACCATCTGGCGGAATTCGACGATGCGCTTGGCGCCGTCGGCCGGATCGCTGGCGTAGCTACCCTCGGGCGCGGTGTAGTGATACGGGTCGTAGCCCCAGTTGTAGCAGTCGGTGAATTTGACCTTGGTGACTTCCGCCTGTTGTTCCGGGCCGTCCGGTTTGAGGCCCGGCAGGGCGGCGATGTCCGGCGCGACGCAGCCCTGTTCCGGCACGGTGGCGATGTCGTAGACCGGCAGCAGGTGGATGTCGGTCATGCCGGCGCGGCTGAGCGCGGCCAGGTGCTTCATGCCGTTGGAGCCGGTTTCGGTGAAGGCGGTGTACTTGCCCCGGTTGGCCGCGCTGACAGTGCTGTCGTTGATCGAGAAGTCGCGTACATGCAGTTCGTAGACCGTCATGTCGGTCGGCGCCGCGACCTTCTTCGGCGACGGCGTCCTGTCCCAGCCGGCCGGCTTGAGCCTGGCGGCGTTCAGGTTGGCGACGTAGCTGCGTTTGGAGTCGGTGGTCAGGCTCACCGAGTAGGGATCGGTGACCAGGTTGCGCACGATGCCGGCAGTGGGCGTCATGACGTCGACGAGGTATTGGTAATAGGCGCCGTTGGCGCGCGCGGACCAGATGCCGGTGGCGTCGTCGCGCTCCATCGGTGTGATGGCGCTTGCCTTGGACGAGCCGCTGGCGTAGGTGCACACGGCCACATTCTGCGCGGTGGGCGCCCATAGCTTGAAAGCCGCGCCGCGCCCATTGACTGTCGCGCCGAGGTCCTTGACCTTGGCGGCGCCGGCGTACAGGTCGTCCAGCGCGCCGGCGATTTGCAGCGACGTCACATCGCGCACGACGCCGTCCTCGCCTTCCCGGACCAGCAGCACTTGCTGCGTCAGCAGCCGCGCAGCATCGGGAACGCCGAGCACCGCGCCGTCGCCGACAAACTTGAAACGCCGCGCGACATCGGAAGGCACGGCGCCATCGAAGCGCGACAGCGTCAGCTCGCCGTCCGCACCTGTGACGCGCGCACCCGGCGCCGCGCGCAGCAGGGCATTCGCCGAATAATAGAGTTTAAACACCCCGTTGCCCGCATCCGCCCCCGGCCATCTGATCAACTGGCGGTTGAGCCAGTAGGCACGGGCGTTGATGGCGGGCGCCGCACGCAGCGGCGTGGCAAACGCGCCGTCGCAGTCCGCCAGCACCGGCGCGGCCGAAGCCGCCAAACATGTCAGCGCCAGCGCGCCCCCGAACGAACCCGCCATCAACCGCCTACCAGCCATATCCCGTCTCCATACCGTTGATTTGAGTAGTGCGACTACAGAACTCACGCATCACCCTTAAATTTCGCAGATATGGTACTCCAGAATCTGTAGTTTCGATACGAAACACCGTTCGGACGCATCTACTTCTTATCAAAAATTAACATAAAGCCGCATGGTGTACGGATTTTCTTGCCGCTTCGTTTACACCCTGTGCCGTACTGTACGCCCTGTATCAATCGGTAATTGTCGGGTGTGGGTCGCGCGCGCACTGCTATCTTGGCCGCGTCGTTTCCAATTCACAAGGGCTACCATGATATTGCTATTTTGCGGCCTGTCCGGCGCGGGCAAGTCGACACTTGCCGACAGCGTCAGGGACCGGCTTGGCCGGCAGTTGGTGCCGGTTGAAGTCATCGATGGCGACGCGTATCGCGCAAGCTTATTTTCCGACCTGGGTTTTTCGCGTGAGGACCGCAGCGAGAATTTGCGCCGCCTGGGCTACCTCGCCGACAAATTCGCGGCGCACGGCATCGTCAGTATTGTCAGCGCCATCAGTCCTTACGACGAAGTGCGCAAGGAGCTGGTCGCGCTCTATCCGGATGTGAAGGTGGTGTTCATCGATTGCACGCTCGAAGAACTGCAGCGGCGCGATACCAAGGGATTGTACCGGCGCGCCAGCCTGCCCGACGATGCGCCCGACAAGTTGAACTGCCTGACCGGCGTCAATGATCCGTTCGAGCCGCCGTCCGAACCGGATCTGTATTTCAACACCCGCGACAGCGGCGTCGCCGAGTGCACCGCGCGCATCTGCGAGTATGTGCTGGGCCAGACTGATGTCGCAAAGCGCAGAAGGACGCGGCGTGGCCAATAACGTCCTGGTCATCGCCGGTATGCACCGCTCCGGCACCTCGCTGATCACGCACTGGCTGCACGATTGCGGCCTGCAGGTCGGTGAACGCCTGGTGGGCGCGGGCACCGGGAATGTCGAAGGCCATTTTGAAGACGAAGACTTCTTCCAACTGCACCAGCAAATCCTGATCGACAAAGGTGTTCATCCCGACGGCCTGCATCCGCCCGAGGCGATGACGCCGAGCGCGCGGGAGCAGGCCGAGATGCGGTCCCTCATCGACGCGAGAAATTCCAGTTTCCCCCAATGGGGCTGGAAGGAGCCGCGTACCTGCCTGTTGCTGGACACGTATTCGGCCTTGCTGCCGCAGGCGAAGTATCTGGTGCTGCTGCGTGATTACGAGGAGGTCGTGCATTCGCTGCTCAAGCGCGACTTCGGCCTGCTCGATAACCGATACCGGGCAAAAAGCTGGCCGTATCGCATGGCGTGGAAGTGTTTTTACCGATCGATTCGGCTGGCGCGGCATCGCCGCAAGCACCGCGAGCGTTATCTGAAAGCCTGGGTGGTGTATAACCGGAAGATCCTGCAGACCTTGGACAAGCTGCCCAGGCACCGCTATCTGGTGGTGAACTACAAGTCGATGCAAAGCCAGTGCGCCGAGGTGTTCGGTTTTCTGTCGTCGCACTGGTCATTCCAGCTGCGTTACAAAAAATTCGCCAGCGTGTACCGCGATGAGCTGATCAGCCGCCAGGCCGACGTGGCGCCGTTGGCGGTCGATCCCGTCCTGCTGGCCGAGGCGCGGCAAATCGGCACGAACCTCCAGCCGTACCTGGATTGCAGCCGGCAGCGCCTGGCCGCCGTGTCTATTTGCCGCCGGCCTTCTTCGCTGGCTGGTTAGTGCAGGTCGTATTGTCCTTGTGCGCGGTGGCGATGTTTTCGCCGCCGGAGGCATCGACGCCGCCTTGAGGGCGGTGGCAATCGGCCTTGGCACCCTTTGGCGGCTTGTTGTCGAAACCAGGCTTGCTGGTCGGCTGCATGCCTGCGTTGCCGTTCTGGGCGCCGGTATTGGCCTCGGCCTCACCCTTGGCCGCGCCCTTGGACTGGAAGGCCGTGGCGCCGGTGCTGCCGGTGGGTTGAACGACATCCTTGTCCGACATCGGTTTGCTTTGCGCCTGCGCGCCTGCGCTAAAGGCAGCGGACAGGCAGAAAGCGGCGATTCCGATGGCGGCTTTGGCCTTGGTGGATTGGGTGGACATGATTGTCTCCTTGAATACGCTAATAATGCGACGATTGTTTCACACCCAAAACACTTTCCAAGTAGGATACCTGCCCGTGTGCAAGTCGGATTGCACGCGCTCTGCAGTGTTATTTCGCCGCGACGCGGTAATTATCAACCATCTTGTAACGCATCGCGTAGAGCGCGAACAACCCTGCCGTCAGCAGCGCGAAGCCGGCGAAGAAGAACATCTGGAACGCGATCGAACTCATACCGCTGGTGGCGATATGCGCG encodes:
- the pulA gene encoding pullulanase-type alpha-1,6-glucosidase, whose product is MAGRRLMAGSFGGALALTCLAASAAPVLADCDGAFATPLRAAPAINARAYWLNRQLIRWPGADAGNGVFKLYYSANALLRAAPGARVTGADGELTLSRFDGAVPSDVARRFKFVGDGAVLGVPDAARLLTQQVLLVREGEDGVVRDVTSLQIAGALDDLYAGAAKVKDLGATVNGRGAAFKLWAPTAQNVAVCTYASGSSKASAITPMERDDATGIWSARANGAYYQYLVDVMTPTAGIVRNLVTDPYSVSLTTDSKRSYVANLNAARLKPAGWDRTPSPKKVAAPTDMTVYELHVRDFSINDSTVSAANRGKYTAFTETGSNGMKHLAALSRAGMTDIHLLPVYDIATVPEQGCVAPDIAALPGLKPDGPEQQAEVTKVKFTDCYNWGYDPYHYTAPEGSYASDPADGAKRIVEFRQMVQALHKAGLRVGMDVVYNHTFIAGQNEKSVLDRVVPGYYHRLNATGGIERSTCCDNTATENLMMAKLMIDSVETWAVQYKIDSFRFDLMGHQPRAAMEELQARVNRATGRRIDLIGEGWNFGEVADGARFVQASQLSLNGSGIGTFSDRARDAMRGGGASDGSAQIIAQQGYINGLVYAPNAQAPARPAGDLLQASDMVKVGLAGSLRNYTMRTWQDESRQLQDIVYGGNQPAGYASQPSETVNYVENHDNQTLFDINVYKLPLETTGAERAQVQMLGAAINAFSQGVAYFHAGFDILRSKSLDRNSFESGDWFNRLDWTYQDNYYGTGLPREEDNGKDYALMKPLLANAAIKPAPADIAWSRDAFRDLLAIRSSSTLFRMRTSLDIQQRLRFHNTGSTQVPTVIVAHLDGAGYPGANFKSITYLINVDKIAQRVTVDDEKNRRYQLHPVHLRPGAADKRVAQEARYDAATGTFTLPARSAVVFVE
- a CDS encoding DUF3325 domain-containing protein, which codes for MTSIYALMTGCAAVAGAFSGLAFLGLAMDRHWADVHGRGTEPSPAQRRRLRWYGSGQLLLSLLACLALRGSTQGWVLWLGALTAAGWMAVLMLTYAAQRLPRSGMAAGGLALLGAGAAMLMH
- the cysC gene encoding adenylyl-sulfate kinase, which produces MILLFCGLSGAGKSTLADSVRDRLGRQLVPVEVIDGDAYRASLFSDLGFSREDRSENLRRLGYLADKFAAHGIVSIVSAISPYDEVRKELVALYPDVKVVFIDCTLEELQRRDTKGLYRRASLPDDAPDKLNCLTGVNDPFEPPSEPDLYFNTRDSGVAECTARICEYVLGQTDVAKRRRTRRGQ